The Neomonachus schauinslandi chromosome 14, ASM220157v2, whole genome shotgun sequence genomic interval GAGACGATGGGCTATGCCCTCTGAGGCCCTTGGGGGTggcctccctgacctccccaAGTCAggtgacacccccccccccttctccgCCCCAGGTCTGGTCCTCGGACTCCTGTTCCTGAGCACGCCGGCCATGGGCAGCTGTTTGGACAAGTACCAAGAGCTGCTTGGGCAGCTCCAGAAGCAGGCGGACATCATGCAGCACACCAGCCTGCTCCTGGACCCCTATGTGAGTGCCTGGCCCCTGGTGgcatctgaggctcagagaactagGTTAGGGCAGGAGTGAGCCCAGAGAGGATGAGGCCCAACTCCCATTCACGCAACTCCTACTCCATATGGGGCCGGTGGGGAAACCAAGTCCCTGTGTTATTCCAGGGCCACAGTGAACTTTCCAGGCCTAACTCTGAAACACTAAGGAGACGACAGAGCTTTCCCAGCTTGTCTCAACCCTCAGGTGTAGTGTAGAGACACAGCAGTGACCAAAACAGAGACCTGCCCTCCTGAAGCCCACGGTTACACTCCCCGCACCACAGTCACCACCTGGGCAGTCACCCCAACCAGCCCCCCAGCATCCTTCTGTCCCCTGACACTGGGGAGTCCTcacccctctctggcctcagtttcttgatctgTACAACGGGAGGATTGGATGGGGTGCATGAGGTCCAGCATTTCAAGGCAGACCAGAGCAgacttgtctgtgtgtgtgtgtgtgtgtgtgcatgcgtgcacagtGGGGGCTCTAGCGCTCACCCCCTgattctcctttccctccagaTCCAAAGCCAAGGTCTGGACAAGGATGGACTGAAGGAGCACTGTCGGGAGCGCCCCGGGGCCTACCCCAGCAAGGATGCCCTGCAGGGGCTCGGCAGGTGGGAATTCCTGCGGACCCTCGACACCACGCTGGGCCACGTTCTGCATAGACTGACTGCCTTGCGGCGGGACATCCCCAGAGCCCAGGACTTGGAGATTCTGAATAGGGCGAAGCAGAACATTCGCGGGTTCAAGAACAACATCCACTGCATGGCCCAGCTGCTTCCAGGCTCCTCGGAGACAACGGAGCCCACTCCGACAGGCCCGGGGACGTCTCCGtcgcccacccccacctcagacACCTTTCAGCGCCGGCTAGAGGGCTGCAGGTTCCTGCATGGCTATCACCGCTTCATGCACTCCGTGGGGCAGGTCTTCCGAGAGTGGGGGGAGAGCCCAAGTCGGAGTCGGAGACACAGCCCCCACCAGGGCCTGCGGAAGGGGACCAGCAGGATGCAACTCTCCAGGAAGAACAAGAGACTCCTGCCCAGGGGGCAGCTGCCCCGGTAGCCTTAGGGGCAGCCCTGGCAGATAAAGGATCCACAGGTACTGTGTAGGATGGCATCTCCCCTGGGGCCTCCAAACCCCGCTCCCCTCTGTTCCCCACCTCTCAGAAGTGCACTTTAAGGGGTGGGAGCCAGGCAGGCCGCTCTACCTCCTCCGGGCTGGGACAGTAGGGTCAGGCCATTGAGCCCCCAGCTGTGAGTTCCCCAGTCTCGGTGGGGTGGCCGGCTCAGGCCACGCGGGGCCAACTTTCCATTGATTCAGGGGTCTGATGACACAGGTTGACTCATGGCCAGACTGACTGCCCCCCCTGCTCTGCTCCGCAGAGGCCTGCCGGCCCTTCCCTCTCATGACTTGCGGGGCTGTTGCCCCCAGACTTCCTCCTTTCCATGGTGGCTTGGTTCCGAGGGGGAGGTCAGGGCCTGAGCAGGCCTCCTATGCCTCATTGCCAGTCTCAGGCCAGACACCTGGACATCTGGGTGACCTCACTTTAGGCAGCTGTGACAGGGGCAGAGTGTCCTAGAAGGAGCACTGATCGGGAGGGGGGGGGCACGCTAAGAACAGGGCTCAGGTCCCAGCTCAACCCCTAACTCACTGTGTGGCCTCAGACAGGCCACTttacctctctggacctcagttttctctttgtgaTTCAAGGGGGTTGGTGTAAAGCCCTCTCTGCTTGCCAGTCGCTGGGATTCGGTGACATAGAGTGGCTATCAGAATGCAGTGCAAATGGACATGGCCAGAAGACTTGAGTTCTCTATAGACCTATTGCCTGGAAGCGCTCAGTCGTGGGTCCCGGCTGCTGGCTGCTCCCCCTGGTGGTGCATCATGAAATATCCTCACGCTGAAACAATtgttgggggagggcagaagcGGCTGGGCCAATTCTTTGGAGGGATATGACTAATTTATcgatttttatcagtttttatcTGTTTCCTATTTATAAGGCTTATTTATGATGTGTATTTAATGTTAATATTGTGCcaacatatatttaaaacttgCCTGGTTTCTAAAgcccctgtgtctctctgttaccTTGTGGGAAAGGATTTGGGGAGGCTGGCCTCTTGAAGAGATGGAGGCTCCGACTTGGTGGGGTGTCTCAAACACAGACAGGGCATTTATCTCATCTGAACGTGACTCCTTGAGATGCTAGGGGCTAGGGGTGTCGGGGTTTAGGAGCAataagggagggaggaaggctggAGCTGTGGTCCCCTGTCGGTGTGTGCCTGGGAGTCTGTATGCTGATGTGGGTTCCATGAAATAGACAAGATACTAACAGACCCTGCTTCAGACGTGGCCTGTGACCTGCTCTGTCCTTGAACCTGCTTCCTGGGGGGCCCTAGGGGGTAGGAATTCCACCTGGCCACCAGAAAACTGGGCTCCCTCCTGACGCTCAGAAGCTCcaccttttctttaattttgaaatttcttaatgCGTGAAAAGAACATCCCCGAAACAGAACAGGTATTAACAGTGAAGCACTATATAAaggagccccctccccacttAGTAAATAGGGATATAGTATAAACAGATATGAAAGAAGGTGAACCCTTGAGGATTAAATGCAAACCCTAAAGTTGTACACAACATGACGTTGTATATATGTCGACGAAGGCTAAGGCAGCAGCTACAAAGGAAGAGCTAACAGAAGTGGATGAACTTGACCTGGATCCGTCCCTGGCCACCCCACCTCCTGGGACTGGGGGCCAAGATGGGAACAGGATTTAATATCAGGGGTGGAGgagagcctcatgtgggactctCTGTAATAGATATgatccactttgcagatgagaagactgagtcTTAGGGAGACTGAGTGACCTGCCCACGTCCTCAGAACAAATTTACAGGGATGGTGGGCATGTGTTGAATTCAGGTCCTTCAGATGCCAGGGCAGGAGCATCTTCTGTTACCCTTCAGCCTCTGTAACTTGAAGAACCAACAGGACATTGCAGCATGAGCTCGGCAAAAACTGATGCAGGGTGATGTAACAGTGAGAGACCCAAGCAACAGGGGTGGTCAGGGTGGCATCTGGAAGAGGCATCTCTGAAACTGGAATGATGCACAGGAGAAGAGGCGGGGCCTGCAGGTGGTGGGAACGGCTAGGGCAAAGTCTCCAAGCATTCAAGGATGAGCATATAGTGAGTGGGGGGCATCGCTGATTTATCAAAAAGGCCCAGACAAGGAAAGTGtcttactcaaggtcacagatGGAACTCCAGTGCAGAACTCCAGGCCCTGACTCGCAACCAGCAGTTTTCCCGGGCAGTGCCCAGTATGTTCCAGGTGATTTACCAAGTACCTAGTAAGAGCTTCCCACTGTCCCCCACTGGGCTCTCCGCTGCTCTCAAGGCTCCGGCCACATAGGCCACCTTTTGGCTCCCGATATGCCCAGGGCTCCCTCCTACCATGaggcctctgcctctgctgttccctctctctgcaaCCCTGTTCCCTGTCATTTTGATCAGTGCATCCTCGGCTATTCTTCCCTATCACCCACGGTCTGGGTCCAGCAACTTGGTTATCTGGAAACTGTCTTATTGGCAGGCCCTCCCCCGCTGTGATGTTTTACCATCTGCCTCCCCTCGCTGGCCTGGAACCTGCCAAGATGGAGATGTCACCTGCTTCCCTctgctccatcccagcacccaggAGGCGTTCATCGAGGAGCAGGGCAGGTGGGGCCCTGGGGGGAGTCAAAGAGCTGAGCAGCATGCCCTGCCctagcatgggggtggggggctttccTGAGGCTGAGCTGCTGGGAAACTGTGGGTGGGAGGTAGCAGACACTGAAAGCCAGGCACGCTCAGGTTCTCAGAGTGGAAGGGGAGCTGGGGCTGCGGCAGGGCGTGCGGTTGCCCACGGAGTGAGCAGACGTTGGTCTGTGGAGGAAGAACTGGGAAGCCCGGGGtggctgcccccccacccctgcctgggcCCCTTGCCAGCCCCCTACTCTGTGGATAAGCCCCAGGAGAGGTGTCTGGCTTTGAGCTGGAGCAGCACCCACCACCCACCTACCCACATAGGAAGCAGATCAGGGAGCTCCAGAATCTGGAGAGGGAGTCTCAGGGGTCCCACCTCCGAGGACTTGTCACCTCCACGCTGTGCCCTGAGAGACCATGGCTGCAGGTGCCCCTGAACTACCAGCTCCAGCCCGGCGCTCTCTCAAGCCTACAGACCCAATTGCTAGGAactgggagctgggagccctGTGGATACCTCAAGGACAaggtcacccccaccccacacctgaTTCCTGCTTCCTATTTGCCCCCACAGAAGTTCCAGAACCCCAGTCCTCACCTTCTTTCTCagcctctcctttccccattgatCACAATGTCCCGTGGTTTCTCCCACATCCTGCCTCAGGCAcatgcctccctctctcccaacaGACGGCTCGGTCCTGGCTCCCTAGACACGGCCAAGAATCTCACTGCTGCCGTATCTTCTGCTCACAAGCCTTCAGGGACTCCCTCCTGTCCTCCTGCTGTGCACCAGTTGCAAAGCCCTCATCGTATGTGACATGCCGGGCCCCTGCTCTCATGCCCAGCCAGCTTTGCTAGCTCATGTCTGTGTCCGATCCACGCTCTGCTGCCCCCCCAGCCCATCCAGGCCTCCTGACCTCCCCGAAGCCTGCGttttcccacccccagcctgctACCCTCCCACCCTGAGCCTTAGTTCAAATGCCCCCTCCTCTTCGATCCCCCCATCCAGAGGGGCTTAGGTGCCTGCCTGCAGGGCATCATTTCTGGAGTCAGCATCTAGAATCAGAATAAGCTTTCTCTGATCACCCCGGTGAGACTGGGGTTCCCACAACCATCTGCAGTGACAGGTGGTGGGGCGGGGCTCAAATATTGTTTTTGTGACCCAGAGGCAGCGTTTTCCCTGGAATGGTGGTACCCCGTGAGTGGGCAGGTAGTGGATGCTTCCTCCCTGGTGGTTGTGTGAAGGGACGAAGCGGCCCCGTGCCCCAGCTAAGCTGGCACAGACTGAGGAAGATAAAAGGGTCCTGGCCTTGCTGCAAGCATCAACTCAAAGCCaggttttcgttttctttttccagtttttcaaggTGACAGTCAGCCCCTCGGTCAACTGCATTTAACACACAAGGATAGAAAGTTCCCCAGGACAGGGGGCCCAGAGGGCAGGGAAACTGCTGGGAAAAGGCAGGGTTTGGGTGCCCAGCACTCACTATCTACCCGCCAAGCAAACTCAGGGTTTGCAAACAGCAGAGTCGGGTCTTTGGCCTCCATGACCTTCACTGTCCACCACTATCAATGTgattcttttccccctttctcaaGGGATGAGAAAAATACttgagagtcaagcaaaatgagttcaaaccccagccACCCTGCCCTTAAACCTGTGTGACCTCCAAAGCCGAGCCTCAGCTTTCCCCTCTGTCCAATGGGCTAACTTGGCTCGCCTCCCTGGCTGTAAGATTTCCCAGGAGAAAACagacgcgcacacacacacacacacacacagcgctATTTCAGCGTTATCATAAGCTGTCGCTGAGCAGGTGTACAAGCaatgttctctttattttctctctctccttttctcttccttattggttttcttcacagcttctctctctttgtccctgtCCCCCTGCGCTCCTCCCCTCCACACCAGGCCTGGGACCCAGGGTGCACAAAGAACCCCTTTTCCATGCTGAGGCAATGCTCATAGTCCACCGTCAGCGTCAGCGTTGGGGAGGCCTTCCGCTTGGCCAGCCCCACTCCCTGCTTCCTGGGGCCGCCCCAAGGGCTGGGCTCTGCTCCCTGGCGCGGGGAGGGGCGAAGGTCTCCCAGGGAGGTGGGTTGGGCAGGTGGGGCCCTGGAGCCTGTGGAGGAGGGCCAACCAGATGGGCCGGGTAGCTCCAGGGTTCTGAGGCGGGTGCCAGGGCAGCGCGGGGTGGCTTGGGGGGCCACTCTGTCGGGGGGGGGCGGCTACGGCCCTGTGACTCTCCTGGGTACGAGGACAAGGGGCATGGCCCTGGTGCACACGGCTTGTGGCAGGTCTGAGTCAAAACACCTAAGGCCGACCCCGGCCGGTCATGCGGAGGGCTGCTCAGTCATCGCCTTATGCTGGCCTGGGTCACCCAGGCAGGCTGGGTGCGGCCCAGTCAGTTGTGACTCAGGTCCCAGCGGCCTTGCCACGCAGCGCTGGGTAGGGGTGCTGGGCACAGGgtcgccccctccccacccccagccccactttACTCCTCGGCCACCCCGAAGACCCTGCCCCACCTGTCAGGTGCAGTCTGGCCAGGAGCCTGCGGTTCTCTGCCCCTGTTGCACCCAGACCTTcagccagggggtggggtggaagtgGGGGGAGCCTCAGGGCCACCCGGCACTTGACGGGAAGTCAAGTGGGGGGCAGTGTGAGGAGCTGTCTCCAGAGAAGATTCAGcagggaagggaagcagaggGGCCTGGCCCTGAAGTCGATGGTATCGCACTGAAGATCTGGAAAACACCTGATAGACTCCCGGGGGTCCTGCGCGGGCACAGACCACGGTAGGCCTCCCtgatggggcagggctggggggtaGCTGCCAGCCCCTGAATTTATCCTCAGCCCGAGCAAATCCTCCAgtgtctgggggaggggagtacCTGGTGGCCCATAAGCCTTGGTCTTCTCAGCTGTGTAACGGGCATGGTAGGACATTCCTTGCCCATCTCACCAAGGATGTTGAGGTAAAGTGGACAGGACCAGATGCGAAAGTGTCATGGGTCACTAAGGGGTTAAAGATCCtggaagagcagaggagagagaactaGATGGAGAAGCCAGAATCCTGGCATTGCATGATCCCAGAGGGGTCACCCTCtctgggttgggggggtgggggggggtcttgATTCCTGGATTCCCAAGGGACCCTCAGTCCCCTTTACCCCAGAGCAGTAGAGGGTTCTGAGTCTGTGGCAGCTTAGCTTTTCCTCAGATGGAGATGTGGCAGGCGGAGGTCTCTGTCCCTCCAGAAGGGGCTGTGGTGGGTCATGGGGTGGACTCCGCCTGCTTCTGCTTTGGGGACAAGGGCGGGGGTCTTTACCAAAGTGAAGTCCCTCATGCGGGGCTCTGGGGTGTGTGGTCAGTCAATGTCATGGTCCCTACACTTTTGCCCTTGGGCCAGCACAGCAGGACTCGACCACTCTGCTCTGTttactctgtaaaatgggcctaatTGTGGAAGCCCCAGCTCACAAGGCCAtggtgaagaaaaaggaaaaacataaccGAAGTCTGTGCAGAGCTTGGCACCGGAGGAGGGGGCTCGTTGGCACAAATAACACGGACAGGGGTTGGACCCCAATCTTGTCATCAGCAGCTCCTGACTGCAGAGAAGCTTCCGGGATGGCGGGGACACTGTACCCAGGGCCTGTCCCACGGGGGAGCTGGGTGGTCCTGGGGCCTGAGGTGGGTAGGAAGGGGCGGTGATCTCCCCAACTCCCTCCTTCCAGATCTCCAGCTGGATCGAGGCacgccgcccccaccccagcccactgAGTGTAGTCCTTGGCGCCCCCTTGCGGCCGGTCCTCAAGGCTGTCCCCTTCCCTACCCCCAGCAGGTGCTGGGCCAAGCCGAGGCCCCTCCAGGGCCCCTCCGCGTGTCTTCTTCCCCTGCCTGGGCCAATGGCCTTTGCTTACCCTCCATAACGAGCCTCGGGCATCCCCGCCCACTTCCTCAATCCCCAAATCCCGCCCTGCCCAACCCGGGGGGGAGGCCCCGGCGGAGCTACGCCCCCTGGGGCTTGGTGGTGCTGTGGCCAAGGCAGCTGCTGCTGGCTGGACAGTGGGGGGCGCTGCAGCCCGCGGCTTGGAGCGGACCTAAGCGGCTGGGCGTAGGAGAACGCAGGGCGGGGAGCAGGGAGACCTAGCCCTCAACCTTGCTGGGCGCAgctttccagggcacctggaaGGCTTTCTCTATCCTCCACGACCAGACCCCAAAGTCCACACCTCGAAAAGCCTTTTCTAGATCCTTGGAGACTGGTGGACTTCTCTAGACCTGTTTTACcgctggggaaactgagactccaaGAAGCTTTCTTCTGGAATTCTCACAACTAATGGGGACTGAAACTCAGGGTTCCTGGCCCCCTGTCTGGGAGTCCAAGTGAGGCAGGCAGCCCACATG includes:
- the OSM gene encoding oncostatin-M; its protein translation is MGSCLDKYQELLGQLQKQADIMQHTSLLLDPYIQSQGLDKDGLKEHCRERPGAYPSKDALQGLGRWEFLRTLDTTLGHVLHRLTALRRDIPRAQDLEILNRAKQNIRGFKNNIHCMAQLLPGSSETTEPTPTGPGTSPSPTPTSDTFQRRLEGCRFLHGYHRFMHSVGQVFREWGESPSRSRRHSPHQGLRKGTSRMQLSRKNKRLLPRGQLPR